The genomic window AATCACTGAGGGCGGTACATTGTTCTCCCACTCTACACACTCATACGGTAGACAAGTACTACCAATGTGAGCAAGCTCATTCGCAACAGAATTCACATTCCGGCTGCAAGCACGCACACTATGCTTGGCAAACCACAATTTCAGCTGAAACTTAATGTCCTCTATGACTACAGCGTACGGTGAGGAGTCCACCTTCTGGAGGTCCATCGCATCAGCAAGTAGCTACGAGTCCGTCTCGAAGATTACTCGAAGTACACCCAGGTCTGCTGCTAGTGCAACCGCCGCCCCCATTGCATTTAGCTCAGCTTGAAACGTATCCTGAGTGTGCTCCTGTCTCCCTGCTCGCGCAGTGATGATTTGACCGTCAGAATCACGGACGACCACACCCCATCCACCAAAGCTGCTACCAGGAGTGAAGGCTCCATCCAGATTGACCTTTTGCTCATCACGGCTGGGAGGCTACCATTTTCCTACCCTTGTTGCCTTTTGTTCTGACTGAAAAATCTGTGAATACTCAATGGTACTGCAGCGGATGCGACGCACGAGCTCTGCCGCACTGACCGTCAATTCTCCCTCCCGGACTTTGTTCCTGGTGTTCCACCATTGCCACCGTAAAGTGATTATCATTACACTCTTGTTAACATCCGTCTCTCAAAGAGAATCAAGCATTGCGTGCACGCCTGTTATGCCTTCTAGCTGAATTCTTTCCTTCTCTAACCCGAGCTCCCGCCAAACTCTCTTCACCACCTTACAGTGAATGAATAGGTGGCCTTCATCCTCCACCGCCCTGCCACAGAAGAAGCATTTTGACTGCTCAAGCTTCACACCTCTCCTCTCAAGGTTTGCACAGAGAGCTAGGGACTCTTGCACTGATATGAACATCTGCAATTTCGTCGGGCACGGTCAGGGGCGAAGCCAGGATAAAAGGTCGCCGGGGTCAACACAAACAAGTAACACTAATGTGTCCCATTAAAAACAAGGTAGAAAATTTATATCCAAAAATGTGTAGCTCGTATAACATGTCTATAATGTTTTTTTAGTAACCTGacataaataaaaataataatagttgCAAATGTATCCTAAAACTGATTACAAAAGTAGTTACCTCTCTATTTTTCTTGACCTCTATGTTCTTTCATCTTCAAAAAGTAATCTATTACATCCTTACGTGAAGTTGAATATAGAAGTCTTTGCTCCAAGAAACAAATGATACAGTAGTTCATGAAATCATCACCAATGCGATTACGTAGCACAGTCTTCACTATTTTCATTCCAGAGAAACATCTCTCCACTGATGCAGTTGCGACAGGCAGCACTAATACTAGCTTCAGGAGCTGATAGACCAAAGGAAAAGCAAGATGCTTATTTGTACTAACCATCAGCTTACCAAGTTCAGAAATAGTTTTCAGGCCTGTAAATCTTTCGTCTGCTCGCACATTATCAATGTAGAAAGGAAGCTCATGAGCAAGTTCCTTCAACTGGATAGAATCAAAATCATCTGGATAGGACTTAGCCAAATCAACTAAGCTCTCAACATCGAAAGCTTCAAAGGAATCTTTTGGACAGAATGCAGCCATTCGGGTAAGAAGGCTCGAATTTACTTCATTAAAACGATCATTGAACTCTGCAAGCTGCAAGTCAATAACAGGATTGAGGCAATCATATCTGTAGTGCTGATAGTTAGTGTGGTTGGTTTTTTTCCTTGGTTTATGCCGGTCTATATACTCTTCTTCCATATCCAACTTAGGAATATCATACAGCTCACAAAATGAGTGAGTTCTCTCCAATAGAGACTCCCAACCGTCATCTCTGATTTTCTGAAATTTTTGCTTGGTTAACTTCACCTCTACCATAGCCTCCAAGATGTCCTTATCTTTCCTCTGTAAAGATAGAGATAAAGCATTTGCATGTCCCAAGATAAGAAACATCAAGTGTAGATGAAACACGAAGTCAAAATCAGTAACATAATCTAAAAGACCACGAGCTTGACGCTTCTTTGCATCACTTGGCCCATCTTTTTCAACATACTTGAGTACTTCAATAACATCTGGGAACAAGTTAAGTATGCTCCGAAGAGTTTTATAGTGAGAACCCCAACGAGTGTCTCCAGCTCTTTGAAGTGATAGCTCTTGATTTAATCCCGTTCCAGTACTAAGTTGTCCACAACCAATACCTTTCTTCACTCTTTCTTGCTGACTCTCCCTAATCAAGTCTTTTCGTTTACAAGAAGCTCCGGCCACATTAAGCAGAAGGGCTATCATGTCAAAGAAGTCACTaacatcatcattctttttagctACTGCCACAATGACTAACTGGAGTTGGTGAGCGAAGCAGTGAACATAATATGCTGAGCTATTCTCCCTCATGATCAAAGCTCTCAAGCCATTGAACTCACCTCTCATGTTGCTAGCCCCGTCGTACCCTTGGCCTCGAACTTGTTTTACGTTCAATCCATACTTCTTGAACAACTGATCAATGCCGGATTTGAGACATGAAGCAGATGTCTCATTCACATGAACAACACCAATAAGTCTTTCTTGGACTGCTCCGAACTCGTCGACATACCGCAAAACTACAGCCATTTGTTCCTTGCCTGAAACATCTGCGGACTCATCAACCAATAAACAGAAAACTCCACCACCAATTTCAGCAACAATAGATTTGACTATGATCTGCACAAATAAAAAAATTAGTTTGAACAGTACTATAGGTAATGTCATCATTTGTAAgatataataataatagtaatcaaTCATTACCTCTGCATAGCATTCAGCAATGTCCTTCTGAATTTCTGGAGCTATCAGTTTATTATTTCCAGGCGCATCTCTTAACACAACTCTCTTTGTGTTCTCATTTTGCTCTGCCAAAAGAATTGATAACTCTCGAAAATTTCCTTTGTTCTTAGACTCTTCTGATTCATCATGACCACGGAATGCTAGACCTTGATGCAGCAAGTATCGAGCAGCACTTATGGAATTGTTCAATCGAATCATATACTCCTTTTCAGTGACTTTGCTTTGCTTGTCGAGAGCAATAACAACTGATTGGTTATGTTTCAGCAAATTATCACATCTTTTGACTGTCGTATTATGAAAACTATTAGGAGATTTGCCCACATGGTCACGAAGTCTTTCCGGCTTGTTCCAACAATCAAAACCGTCAACTACAAATGCGTCATTCCCTCCTTGTCCTTCAATGGAATCTCTGAACAAGTAGCAATGTAAGCAAAAGGCAGCATGCTTCTCCTCACTGTACTCTAGCCAGTGATAGTCTCCAAACCATTTATGATTAAACCGGCGTAAAATATTGCCTATCCTCTTCTGTGGATACTTGAAGCCAGGTTGTGGCCTATGCGGACCTCTAATCAAATATCTCCGCCTTACTTCATCTTGTAGCTTTGGTCCTATATATTCTGATATTCTCCTCCTATCGGCTGGATCGTGGGGTAGCTTATCCAAATCTACCTGGTCTGCTCTAACTTTACCTCCTATCCTGCTTGGAGTTGAAGTGGCCGGCAAAGGACATGGGCGTATAGTACGTCTAACGTTTGATGGACTTTCATCATGACTAGGATCATTGCTTGTGGGTGGTGGTGATTTTCTTTTCAAATTCAGAAAACGCTCCATTATACTCTTACTACCTGCAATTTAAAACACACAAATAACAAAACAGAGTTAGTACTAACATAAAAAATTTACAGTACAAAGAGATTGTAATCTTTCTTGTTAGCTTACCTGACATTATGATGGGATGTGACTTGAGGCCTAATCTAAATTGTAATCCAGGTGATTAGATTACCCACACAACCTTCAAGCAGTTATTAAACAAATCAATACGTCAAACAAACCCTAGTACAATAGGAATTAGATGAAGAAATTGGCTTTAGTACTACTTACAGATCAATTCTGTGAAACGAATCTTAAATTTTGACGGAGTAGAGCTGTAGAGGACAGAGGAGTGGAGATTGGGAgcagcggccggcggcggcgggcggcggcgcttcAGGCGAACACAGGGACCGTCGGGCGAGACGTGAAGAAAGAAAGAAGGGCAACACGGGCCTGATCGACGGCACGCGTGACGTGAGAACGAGCGAAAGCGATCTAATCGATAGGAAGTTTTTTCAGGGGCGGATCGATCAGGTAGTGGAGATCGATGCAAACTCTGAAGTGGCAATGGGCCTGCGTGCAGCAGTTTTGGGCTGCTACGAGAGGGGTCCTTTCTGGACCGGGGTCAAAAAAGATTCACTGCACCATTCTTCTGTGTGggctgtatatatatataactgggTTTGGGCCAGGGTCATCGGGGTCAATTGACCccggcccaacactgtagctccgcCCCTGGGCACGGTAGCTCCCATATGCGCTTCCAGGACTGGTTTGAACTTTCCTCTAGCCGACCGACGCCGGACGAGCTTGAGCCTGGTGTGCTTATCTGATTGCGCAATTCCATGTGTAGTTTGTATGCACTCTTGACAGAGTGGTTCCCCTTACTGTCAAAATGTCAGGCAATAAAATCATCCACTCCTTCCCGTAGAGGTATCTGCAGAATAATTCGAGCATCGTCCATGCAGAAAGTTTCCTTGACGAGCCTCTCATCCCATCCACCAGTGATCGGACAAATGCGTTCTTCCACCCAGGACAGGATGCTTGCCCCTCTTGGAGTGATGACTCTCCGGGATCATGGCCTCGGAATCCACGGATCAGTCCAGATGTTCACATTAGAGCCATCTCCTAtcctcatatacacgcgcatacacttcCTAATGGGCTAGGGATACCACACAACATGTTGGTTCGCTTAGTTCCAATGTTAATATGTTGACGATGCCACACCGTTTGATGGCAGGGCTATTTCTCGCCCGGTGCGAGTCGTGGTTCCGTCTCCGCTATGGCGTGGCAGTACTAGGTTGGCCTAGTATTGTAGCTGTGCGTGAGTTTTTCTTTCTGGCTTTCTTATCATTTCTTATCATTGACCGTATTCAATTCGAAGGTATACTATGGTACGTACACCGTACCGTGTGAGCGATCTGGGCGACGTGGACGATGTTCCGCCCGTCGCGCCATAGTCCACTCCATCGCGCTACATGGATGCTGTCGGCACTCGGCACAGCCTATATCACCATTGGCGGTTGGCACGCTCCTCCCCCTCCACCAATTCGGTCCTCTCCGAGCAGGTGACCGTGCCATGGCGCAGCAATGGCGACCGTCTCCTACCTCGAGCTCTCGCTTTGCTTCCTCTGCTTCGTCTTGTTCTACTGCTTCTACGGCAGGTCTAAGCGCAAGAACCCGGCGCTCCCGCTGGACTGGCCCCTCGTGGGCATGCTCCCGCCGCTGCTTGCCAACCTCCCGCGCCTCCACGACTGGGTCACCTCCGTCCTCGCCGCCAGCTCGCTTAGCTTCCGCCTCGCCGGCCCGCCGCGCTCGGGCATGCAGCTCTTCCTTACCGCCGACCCGGCCAACGTCCGCCACGTCTTCACCTCCAACTTCCCCAACTACCCCAAGGGCCCCGAGTTCGTGGAGATCATGGATATCCTCGGCGGCGGCATCGCGACTCCTGGCGCCGCCAGCGGGCCAAGGCGCAGCTGCTCATGTCCGGGCCCCGGTTCCGGGCATTCGTGTCCCGCTGCACCCGCCGCAAGGTCGAGCGCGACATGctcccgctgctcgcccgcgtcgccgGAGCCGGCGCCGGCGAATGCGACCTGCAGGACGTGTTCCTCAGGCTCACGTTCGACACCACGACCACGCTGGTCTTCGGCCTCGACCCGGGCTGCCTGGCCGTCGGCTTCCCCGAGGTGCCGTTcgcgcgcgccatcgacgacgccaTGGACGTGCTCCTCGTCCGCAGCGTGCTCCCGCTGTCGTGGTGGAAGCTGGTCCGGCGGCTTGGGGTTGGGTATGAGCGGAAGATGACGGTGGCCTGGCGCGACATCGACCGGTTCATCGGCGACACGATCGCAAAGCGGCGGGAGGTGGTGAAGGCCAGAGGCGGGATCGAGGACTCGGCGGACTTGCTCTCCTCCTACATCGACGATGAcaaagacgacgacgatgatgccGGCGCGGTCGTCGACGCCTTCCTCCGGGACACGACCATGAACCTCATGCTCGCCGGCCGCGACACGACCGGCTCGGCGCTGTCCTGGTTCTTCTACCACCTCACCAGGAACCCGCGAGTGGTGGACAAGATCCTCGCAGAGCTCGACACCATCAAGACCACCGTCACCACCACCCTGGACGGCATGGTGACCTACGACCCGGACGAGCTCGGCCGGCTGGTGTACCTGCACGCGGCCCTGTGCGAGTCGCTTCGGCTGTACCCGCCGGTGCCGATGGAGCACAAGGGCGTGGTCGCCGCCGAGGCGCTGCCGAGCGGGCACGAGGTGAGGCCAGGGGACAAGGTCCTTGTGTCGCTGTACGCGATGGGGAGGATGGAGGCCGTGTGGGGCAAGGACTGCCGGGAGTTCCTGCCGGAGCGGTGGATCGGGGAGGACGGCAAGCCGCGGTACGTGCCGTCGTACAGGTTCGCCTCCTTCAACGCCGGGCCGCGGACCTGCCTGGGTAAGGACATGGCCTTCGTGCAGCTCAAGACCGTGGCGGCCGCCGTGGTGAGGAACTTCGAGGTGGAGGCCATGCCGGGGCACGTCGTGGAGCCCAAGATCTCCATCATTCTCCACATGAAGAACGGCTTCAAGGCCAGGATTAAGAGGAGGCAGGTGATGAACAGCTGATTCATAGTAACAAAGTTAGGCTGTGTGCTCGCTCTTTGTCTCCATCTTAACAGGCTTATGACTGCTTCGAATAAATATCTATAAATaatcagttttgctagaactcatccagatgagatataatttgatcTCATTCATCtcttatagccattggatgtgatgctataagatgtgtgtgtgctgacgtgggttgtatctgtTGTTATTTTTAAAGtgaactagcaaaagagcccgtgcattgcaacgggacaGAAAAAATACACGCTCTTAACCCAATGACCACGACTCAAGACCCTGATAGGTAGACGTTCTTTATTTAAAATGGCATCACATTTGTGTTCTCGACGGTGGTCTCACTGCTCACACAACGAAAATGCATTTGAATGTGGTCAGTCCTAagtcgtctctctctcacacacacacacgcgcgcgctcgcACGCACACAATCACTCAGAATAAGATGAGAAAAGTGTTGTTTTTTCCCGCGAGGTTTTTCAGAGTTGTGTATgcgtggttatcaatgttttttccCACTCAATCTGGTTTTAATGTGTGTTTATTTGCAATTTGGATCGCCGCCGGTGCGAAAGAAAAACGGACCGTGCACTATAGATTAAGTTTGCACCCAAATTAATAGTTTAGAAATATTTAACAGCTAAAAGTAACAgcatatttagattctacacatttttctaatcaaatttcatatataatatgttaaatcggagttacggtttaaaagatatggataattttgTTTTAGATAAACTGCGGATTGATTAACCGAAAGGTTAGGGGGTTTTATGTTAAAATACAAAAAACGATCCGTATGACTTAAATATGGACGACGGGTTGATTACCTGAAATCTCAGGGGGTTTTCTAAAAAAGTTAAAAAACGGTTCGTTTTGACTTATAgatggactgcgggttgatttcaacaAATTGTAGGGGCTTTTTGCAAATAGGGGTGACGGACGACGAAAACCCACCgcactttattattaggtagagaggTAGAGATAAGGTCAAATTGCCGAGGGCTTGTCTGCATTGTTGCATGATGCAGAGGAACATGGACGTATTAGTGGAGTGAAAATCTGCCAAACTGCGCCTAGCGTGTCACACCTATTGTTCGCCGATGATTCGGTGATTCTGCTAAAGGCCAGGCAGGAGGAAGCCACTGCTCTCCATGACATTCTTGAGCTCTATGAGAACTGTTCTGGACAGTGCATCAATACGGAGAAGTCTGCCATCATGTTCTCCCCCAACACGGATGAGCACACCAAACAACAGGTGAAGACAGAGTGCAGATCATGAGTGAGGATTGGAATGATCGCTACTTGGGACTGCCTGTACATGTTGGTCGCTCTCGACGACGCACGTTTGCATATATCAAAAAATGCTTGTGCGGGCGTGTCCATGGCTGGCAGGAAAGACTCTTGGCAAAAAGTGGGAAAGAAACGCTAGTTAAGGCAGTGGGTCAGGCCATCCCGACCTTCGCCATGTCATGCTTCGATCTCACGAAAACCTTCTGCCAGGAACTGAACACGTTACTTGGGAAATTTTGATGGAGCCATCAGGACAAGGAGAATACAATGCACTCGTTAAGCTAGGAGACTCTGACGAGACCAAAAGCAATGGGAGGGCTGGGTTTTCGGGACATGCACAATTTTAACATCGCCATGTTGTCCAGACAAGGGTGGCGCCTCCTCCAAAACCCCGACAGCCTCTGTTGCAGAATCCTGAAAGCGCGCTACTTCCCGCACTATAGTATCATGGAGGCGGTGCCGAGAGATGGGATTTCTTACACCTGGAGAAGCATATTGAAGGGCCTTGACCTAGTTAAAAAGGGTTACATTTGGAGAATAGGGGTtggatctgttggaaatatgccctagaggcaataataaaagggttattattatatttccttattcatgataattgtcttttattcatgctataactgtattatccggaaatcgtaatacacgtgtgaatacatagaccataacatgtccctagtaagcctctagttgactagctcgttggtcaacagatagtcatggtttcctgactatggacattagatgtcattgacaacgggatcacatcattaggagaatgatgtgatggacaagacccaatcctaagcatagcacaagatcgtgtagttcgttttgctagagctttttcaatgtcaagtatctcttccttagaccatgagatcgtgtaactcccggataccgtaagagttctttgggtgtaccaaacgtcacaacgtaactgggtgactataaaggtgcactacaggtatctccgaaagtgtctgttgggttgacacggatcgagactgggatttgtcactccgtatgacggagaggtatctctaggcccactcggtaatgcatcatcataatgagctcaaagtgaccaagtgtttggtcacgggatcatgcattacggtacgagtaaagtgacttgccggtaacgagactgaacgaggtattgggataccgacgatcgagtctcgggcatgtaacgtaccgattgacaaagggaattgtataaggggttgttcgaatcctcgacgtcgtggttcatccgatgagatcatcgaggagcatgtgggagccaacatgggtatccagatcccgctgttggttattgcccgagagtcgtctcggtcatgtctacgtgtctcccgaacccgtagggtctacacacttaaggttcggtgacgctagggttgtatgaatatgagtatgcagcataccgaatgttgttcggtgtcccggatgagatcccggacgtcacgaggag from Triticum aestivum cultivar Chinese Spring chromosome 3B, IWGSC CS RefSeq v2.1, whole genome shotgun sequence includes these protein-coding regions:
- the LOC123067900 gene encoding 52 kDa repressor of the inhibitor of the protein kinase, translating into MSGSKSIMERFLNLKRKSPPPTSNDPSHDESPSNPERLRDHVGKSPNSFHNTTVKRCDNLLKQGLAFRGHDESEESKNKGNFRELSILLAEQNENTKRVVLRDAPGNNKLIAPEIQKDIAECYAEIIVKSIVAEIGGGVFCLLVDESADVSGKEQMAVVLRYVDEFGAVQERLIGVVHVNETSASCLKSGIDQLFKKYGLNVKQVRGQGYDGASNMRASCKRKDLIRESQQERVKKGIGCGQLSTGTGLNQELSLQRAGDTRWGSHYKTLRSILNLFPDVIEVLKYVEKDGPSDAKKRQARGLLDYVTDFDFVFHLHLMFLILGHANALSLSLQRKDKDILEAMVEVKLTKQKFQKIRDDGWESLLERTHSFCELYDIPKLDMEEEYIDRHKPRKKTNHTNYQHYRYDCLNPVIDLQLAEFNDRFNEVNSSLLTRMAAFCPKDSFEAFDVESLVDLAKSYPDDFDSIQLKELAHELPFYIDNVRADERFTGLKTISELGKLMVSTNKHLAFPLVYQLLKLVLVLPVATASVERCFSGMKIVKTVLRNRIGDDFMNYCIICFLEQRLLYSTSRKDVIDYFLKMKEHRGQEK